A single window of Syntrophus aciditrophicus SB DNA harbors:
- a CDS encoding Lar family restriction alleviation protein, with the protein MELKPCPFCGENDVEVIHTVMGNYYYVICRDCGAAGPVQYSSAAAIHIWNRRAA; encoded by the coding sequence ATGGAATTGAAACCGTGCCCGTTCTGCGGGGAGAATGATGTGGAGGTAATCCATACGGTTATGGGGAATTACTATTATGTGATCTGTCGGGACTGCGGCGCTGCTGGTCCTGTCCAGTATTCATCAGCGGCGGCGATTCACATATGGAACAGGAGGGCGGCGTGA
- a CDS encoding DDE-type integrase/transposase/recombinase, which yields MGSLTVDCTKDRFSAKELAVIMGISWQAIQKRADQEGWPCEMETGRGGKRKLFRRAVLPVDWQARIARQRAAQAAAAIAPESPEMAGYRAARNYLEDLEREKEEKRLIKERGLVEFARLPEARKREAEACWEVLKAKDAFIEAGGFGRIQGAALFCAQFNEGKIPLDDGIVEIVNKTGKLHPSTLYRWEEKYETQGLAGLAWHYGKNAGRTLLTPDMQDFIRAMILEHNRVSVPKLMAGLEARFAGQEIPASHVVWRWASRWRDENRVLLLSIHNPDEWKSRYGAAFGSASASVGRLNQLWESDATPGDIMLAEGRHTVIGMIDVWSRRAKVLVVPSSKAVAIAALLRRCLLDWGVPEVLRTDNGKDFTARHMTRVLESLEIEQDLCPPFTPEMKPHIERFFHTFSHGIVELLPGYIGHNVAQRKAIESRKSFAERLMKKGAVLDVKLAAREFQEICDRWIESVYHQDPHGSLDGKRPAEMVRSWTAPVRRIADERALDVLLAPAPQDGGVRKVGKKGVTVNRRHYVNTALIGYEDQSVQVLLDYADVGKAYIFAASGEYVCTAVDPDWSGISAADLASHAKHTQKKAYAEMRKEARKLIREHKIALVPEDILAHRESLLANVEELPQKTVEYSTPALKEAAFAVADADRTPNAQALAGRIELPPEVLEYEERQKKVVDLRQKRRERRVFANNEEIYCWILDRIKAGTVTETQKQWKKEYEAWQETEAGKARRKPFTSTIGIRALTGETAEAAL from the coding sequence ATGGGCTCCTTAACGGTGGACTGCACAAAAGACCGGTTCTCGGCAAAGGAACTGGCTGTCATCATGGGCATATCATGGCAGGCGATCCAGAAGCGGGCGGATCAGGAAGGCTGGCCTTGTGAAATGGAAACGGGCAGAGGCGGCAAAAGGAAGCTTTTTCGCCGCGCCGTCCTCCCCGTCGATTGGCAGGCCCGCATCGCCAGACAGCGCGCCGCCCAGGCGGCCGCCGCCATCGCCCCCGAGTCTCCGGAAATGGCCGGCTATCGGGCCGCCCGGAACTATCTGGAAGACCTGGAAAGGGAGAAGGAAGAGAAACGCCTTATAAAGGAGAGGGGGCTGGTCGAATTCGCCCGGTTGCCGGAGGCCCGGAAACGGGAGGCGGAGGCCTGCTGGGAGGTCCTCAAGGCGAAAGACGCCTTCATCGAGGCCGGCGGTTTCGGAAGGATACAGGGAGCAGCCCTGTTCTGCGCCCAGTTCAATGAGGGCAAAATTCCCCTGGACGACGGGATTGTCGAGATCGTCAACAAGACCGGCAAGCTCCATCCCTCCACCCTGTACCGCTGGGAGGAGAAATACGAGACGCAGGGGCTCGCCGGCCTGGCCTGGCATTACGGGAAGAACGCAGGGCGCACGCTGCTGACGCCGGACATGCAGGACTTCATCCGCGCGATGATCCTGGAGCACAACCGGGTTTCGGTTCCCAAACTCATGGCGGGCCTGGAGGCGCGGTTTGCCGGGCAGGAGATCCCCGCTTCCCACGTCGTCTGGAGATGGGCGTCCCGCTGGCGGGACGAGAACCGCGTGCTGCTTTTATCCATTCACAATCCGGACGAGTGGAAATCGAGGTACGGCGCCGCGTTCGGCAGCGCCTCCGCCTCGGTGGGCCGCCTCAACCAGTTGTGGGAATCGGATGCCACCCCCGGCGACATCATGCTCGCCGAAGGGCGGCACACGGTGATCGGAATGATCGACGTCTGGAGCCGCCGGGCGAAGGTACTGGTCGTGCCGTCATCGAAGGCCGTGGCCATCGCGGCGCTTCTGCGGCGCTGCCTGCTGGACTGGGGCGTTCCCGAAGTCCTGCGGACGGACAACGGCAAGGACTTCACCGCCCGCCACATGACGCGCGTCCTGGAATCCCTGGAAATAGAACAGGATCTCTGCCCTCCCTTCACCCCAGAAATGAAGCCCCACATCGAACGCTTCTTCCATACCTTCTCTCACGGCATCGTGGAACTGCTCCCCGGCTATATAGGCCACAACGTGGCCCAGCGCAAGGCCATCGAGTCCCGGAAGTCTTTTGCCGAGCGCCTGATGAAGAAGGGCGCCGTCCTGGATGTGAAGCTTGCCGCCCGGGAGTTCCAGGAGATCTGCGACCGCTGGATCGAGTCGGTCTATCATCAGGATCCTCACGGCTCCCTGGACGGGAAGCGCCCCGCGGAGATGGTCCGCTCCTGGACGGCCCCGGTGCGGAGGATCGCAGACGAGCGGGCCCTGGATGTGCTGCTCGCCCCCGCCCCGCAGGACGGCGGCGTCCGGAAGGTGGGCAAGAAGGGCGTGACGGTCAACCGGAGGCATTACGTCAACACGGCCCTGATCGGTTACGAGGATCAGTCCGTTCAGGTGCTGCTCGATTACGCCGATGTGGGGAAGGCCTACATCTTCGCCGCTTCCGGGGAGTATGTCTGCACGGCGGTGGATCCGGACTGGAGCGGCATTTCCGCCGCCGATCTGGCGAGCCACGCGAAACACACGCAGAAGAAGGCCTACGCCGAAATGCGCAAGGAAGCCCGGAAGCTGATCCGGGAACACAAGATCGCCCTCGTCCCCGAAGACATCCTGGCGCACCGGGAGAGCCTTCTTGCGAACGTCGAGGAACTGCCTCAAAAGACGGTGGAATATTCCACGCCCGCCCTGAAGGAGGCCGCCTTTGCCGTGGCCGATGCCGACCGGACGCCCAACGCACAGGCTCTTGCCGGCAGGATCGAGCTGCCGCCTGAGGTCCTTGAATACGAGGAACGGCAGAAGAAGGTGGTCGACCTCCGGCAGAAGCGGCGGGAGCGACGGGTCTTCGCGAACAACGAAGAGATATACTGTTGGATTCTGGACCGGATCAAGGCCGGCACAGTCACGGAAACCCAGAAGCAGTGGAAGAAGGAATACGAAGCCTGGCAGGAAACCGAGGCCGGGAAAGCGAGAAGGAAGCCCTTCACCAGCACCATTGGAATACGCGCACTGACAGGGGAAACCGCCGAGGCGGCCCTGTGA
- a CDS encoding host-nuclease inhibitor Gam family protein, translating into MAKMTATICEGVDFREKADELLRRLLWLKAVEVQVETDANAEMEALAARYRDQLSRTQQSIRDKEAELQKLMKAGRSVFFAAGDVCLLAAGSLLRQVENKVRIHGKKDEVVGRLEAAGFHEAVKVEKTFDRDLINTWNDMKLGLIGAERKAVETFNYDLKKTS; encoded by the coding sequence ATGGCGAAGATGACGGCGACAATATGCGAAGGTGTTGACTTCCGTGAGAAGGCGGACGAACTGCTGCGGAGGCTCCTGTGGTTGAAGGCGGTGGAAGTTCAGGTGGAGACCGACGCCAATGCCGAAATGGAAGCGCTGGCCGCCCGTTATCGGGACCAGCTTTCCCGGACTCAGCAGTCCATCAGGGACAAAGAGGCGGAACTCCAGAAGCTGATGAAGGCGGGCCGGAGCGTATTTTTCGCCGCCGGCGATGTCTGTCTGCTGGCCGCCGGATCGCTGCTTCGCCAGGTGGAGAACAAGGTGAGGATCCACGGGAAGAAGGACGAGGTGGTCGGGAGGCTGGAGGCCGCCGGCTTCCACGAGGCGGTTAAGGTGGAAAAGACCTTCGACCGGGACCTGATCAATACCTGGAACGATATGAAGCTCGGTCTCATCGGCGCGGAGCGCAAGGCCGTGGAAACGTTCAACTACGATCTGAAAAAGACGTCCTGA
- a CDS encoding AAA family ATPase: MRHELAKTKNVRLFISAVGELRNRPLGVEGMGLLWGEPGEGKTTVVAYAANTMDGIFLRANACWTVTAMLGALVTELGGAPRARRSVMMDDISQRLMNQDRVIFIDEADYLFRQTEMLDTLRDIYDLTGAAVVLIGMERIARTIQDRGRFARRITQWVEFKGVDLDDARTLADTVCEVKLADDLLEHLHREAKANVGRMVVGLSRIEQMAKTSGLETVTLDDWADRPLYFDQPKFRKRG; this comes from the coding sequence ATGAGACACGAACTGGCAAAAACGAAGAATGTGCGGCTGTTTATCTCCGCTGTCGGCGAGCTGCGCAACCGCCCCCTGGGGGTGGAAGGCATGGGCCTGCTGTGGGGAGAGCCGGGGGAAGGAAAGACAACGGTTGTCGCCTACGCGGCCAACACGATGGACGGGATCTTCCTGCGGGCGAATGCCTGTTGGACGGTGACGGCCATGCTGGGCGCCCTGGTCACGGAACTGGGAGGCGCTCCCCGCGCGCGGAGATCAGTCATGATGGACGACATCTCGCAGCGGCTCATGAATCAGGACCGGGTGATCTTCATCGACGAGGCGGATTATCTCTTCCGTCAGACGGAGATGCTGGACACCCTGCGGGACATCTACGACCTCACCGGGGCAGCGGTAGTCCTGATCGGCATGGAGCGCATCGCCCGCACGATCCAGGACCGCGGCCGCTTCGCCCGGCGGATCACCCAGTGGGTGGAGTTCAAGGGGGTGGATCTCGACGACGCCCGGACCCTGGCGGACACGGTCTGCGAGGTGAAGCTGGCGGATGATCTCCTGGAGCATCTGCACCGGGAGGCGAAGGCGAACGTAGGCCGGATGGTCGTCGGGCTGTCGCGGATCGAGCAGATGGCGAAGACTTCGGGGCTGGAGACGGTAACCCTTGACGACTGGGCGGATCGCCCTCTGTACTTCGATCAGCCGAAGTTCCGGAAGAGGGGGTAG
- a CDS encoding gp16 family protein — MTISKKELAIIHIAKAQCGWTDEEYRHTLKDGFGVSSSKELTSKQADRLIALFQADGFRIVSRPKRQPSGNPANWDRLPLLKKIGAILADIGKTEAYADGISRRMFKVDACRWCTPEQLWKIVVALEYTRNKLTGEGPTESIARRRKKALKARNA; from the coding sequence ATGACCATCTCGAAGAAGGAACTGGCGATCATCCACATCGCCAAGGCCCAGTGCGGCTGGACTGACGAGGAATACCGGCACACCCTGAAGGACGGCTTCGGGGTGTCTTCGTCGAAAGAACTGACCTCGAAGCAGGCGGACAGGCTGATCGCCCTGTTCCAGGCGGACGGCTTCCGGATCGTGAGCAGACCGAAGCGGCAACCCTCCGGCAATCCGGCGAATTGGGACAGGCTGCCCCTGCTGAAGAAGATCGGCGCGATCCTGGCCGACATCGGCAAGACGGAAGCCTACGCCGACGGCATCTCCCGGAGGATGTTCAAGGTGGACGCCTGCCGGTGGTGCACGCCGGAACAGCTCTGGAAGATCGTCGTCGCCCTGGAATACACGCGGAACAAGCTGACCGGCGAGGGGCCGACGGAATCGATAGCCCGGAGAAGAAAGAAAGCGCTCAAAGCGCGCAACGCTTAA